From Pelosinus fermentans DSM 17108, the proteins below share one genomic window:
- a CDS encoding glycosyltransferase family 9 protein: MRKILVINRLGIGDVVLSTPLAQVIKETVSTQVGFMVAQKAVDVVTNHPYIDEVFSYHRSSKKMILQQIKDKSYTEALILDERLTSTLLAWQAGCKAINKGFEISIGAKRLFSGKQLNERADLHYTSYIRYLDKHADVPEYLPTMGCIDTAGEEKINTWIYKNNVAAKKLVLVTARGLSDNKNWPPEHFTALNDYLNKQGIVPVYLGAKQDADYIESISGTKINAAGDFSLREVVVLAKYASLCITLCTGTMHIITAANIPIIALYGPTSPLRWAPKHADVLQADLPCVPCERLDCTNTVYKQCMQIITPQQVIAKIEAEGWLK; this comes from the coding sequence ATGAGAAAAATTCTAGTGATTAATCGTTTGGGTATTGGTGATGTGGTCTTATCCACTCCTCTAGCCCAGGTAATTAAAGAAACAGTATCCACCCAAGTGGGATTTATGGTTGCGCAAAAGGCAGTTGATGTTGTTACCAATCATCCTTATATTGATGAGGTTTTTAGTTATCACCGTTCATCAAAAAAAATGATTCTACAGCAGATAAAAGATAAAAGTTATACAGAAGCTTTGATCTTAGATGAAAGGCTTACTTCTACGTTACTGGCTTGGCAGGCGGGATGCAAAGCTATAAACAAAGGTTTTGAAATATCAATAGGAGCCAAACGATTATTTAGTGGCAAACAGCTTAATGAACGGGCAGATCTGCATTATACAAGCTATATTAGATATTTAGATAAACATGCAGATGTTCCGGAATATTTGCCCACAATGGGCTGTATTGATACAGCAGGTGAAGAAAAAATTAATACCTGGATATATAAAAACAATGTTGCAGCAAAAAAACTTGTACTTGTTACAGCCCGGGGATTATCTGATAATAAGAATTGGCCACCAGAACATTTTACTGCACTGAATGACTATTTAAATAAACAAGGAATAGTGCCTGTTTATCTAGGGGCAAAGCAGGACGCCGATTATATAGAAAGCATTTCAGGAACAAAAATAAATGCAGCAGGGGATTTTTCATTGCGGGAAGTAGTAGTTTTAGCTAAATATGCTTCATTGTGTATAACTTTATGTACTGGTACTATGCATATTATTACTGCAGCGAATATACCGATTATCGCTTTGTATGGTCCGACATCGCCACTCAGATGGGCACCAAAACATGCTGATGTACTTCAAGCTGATTTACCTTGTGTTCCATGTGAACGTTTAGATTGCACAAATACGGTATATAAACAGTGCATGCAAATAATCACGCCACAACAGGTAATTGCTAAAATAGAGGCTGAAGGCTGGTTGAAATAA
- a CDS encoding glycosyltransferase family 4 protein, with the protein MDKEKRKILLVVPRLNIGGAESYVYTVALGLMQHGHHVVVASWGGSWQRC; encoded by the coding sequence ATGGATAAAGAAAAACGTAAGATATTATTGGTAGTACCTCGCCTGAATATTGGTGGTGCAGAATCCTATGTGTATACTGTAGCATTGGGTTTAATGCAGCATGGTCATCATGTGGTGGTAGCCTCATGGGGGGGCAGCTGGCAAAGATGCTGA
- a CDS encoding glycosyltransferase family 4 protein, with amino-acid sequence MGGQLAKMLTCEGIQHYLVPIRFNAYLASFMLERIIKKNKIELVHANSAAAGLASLYACQRLGIPLVYTAHGIFGNNDMEMKLSQADKIICVSEFLRKVSIERGIDSEKLITIYNGVNTTKFKADLEKRSQVRKELGIENGEFIVGIVSRIKNIHDKGHSDLLDMMNTYSQTANWRLLVVGKGNGLSTLKTKIKQMGLSKRVLFAGYQFDVPKMMQAVDVVVLPSKFETFGLVLAEAMAMKKPVVAYAVGGTPEAIEDGQTGFLVPKDNLSTLFEKINRIYSEPKLAEIMGDQGRVKVQQFFNNEDMLIELLEVYDSVLIK; translated from the coding sequence ATGGGGGGGCAGCTGGCAAAGATGCTGACGTGTGAAGGGATCCAACATTATCTTGTCCCTATCCGTTTCAATGCATACTTGGCATCTTTCATGCTAGAGCGAATTATTAAGAAAAATAAGATTGAATTGGTACATGCTAATTCAGCTGCAGCTGGGCTAGCTTCATTATATGCTTGTCAGCGACTGGGCATACCTCTAGTGTATACTGCTCATGGGATATTTGGGAATAACGATATGGAAATGAAGCTTTCCCAAGCTGATAAGATTATCTGTGTCAGCGAATTCTTACGCAAGGTTTCTATTGAACGAGGAATTGACTCAGAAAAATTGATTACTATTTATAATGGAGTTAATACCACGAAATTTAAGGCTGATTTAGAAAAGCGATCTCAAGTTCGCAAGGAACTAGGAATTGAGAATGGAGAATTTATAGTAGGGATTGTTTCTCGGATAAAAAACATTCATGATAAAGGACATTCTGACCTACTGGACATGATGAATACGTACTCGCAAACAGCAAATTGGCGTTTATTAGTAGTTGGAAAAGGCAATGGACTTTCAACATTGAAAACTAAAATAAAGCAAATGGGGTTAAGTAAGCGGGTATTATTTGCTGGATATCAATTTGATGTACCCAAAATGATGCAAGCCGTAGATGTAGTAGTACTGCCATCCAAATTTGAAACATTTGGTTTAGTGCTTGCAGAAGCGATGGCTATGAAAAAGCCAGTTGTTGCCTATGCGGTAGGTGGAACACCTGAGGCGATAGAGGATGGGCAGACAGGATTTTTAGTACCAAAGGACAACCTTTCAACACTATTTGAAAAAATTAATAGGATATATTCGGAACCGAAGCTAGCAGAAATTATGGGTGATCAGGGTAGAGTAAAAGTACAACAGTTTTTTAATAATGAAGATATGTTAATTGAATTACTTGAGGTATATGACAGTGTCTTAATAAAATGA